The Streptomyces europaeiscabiei genome window below encodes:
- a CDS encoding ABC transporter substrate-binding protein has product MRQTRTRAVPVTAAVAMTAVLAGCTTTGSTSGDPSGGGAAAAARIRTTIDVPAGFDPAKALSLPDYQLARNSYDTLVRKDDGGLVGGLATKWKNTPTSATFTLRADATCADGTPITPTVVKGSLDRYIDPKTAAPDLPTVFGPGNKVKVTADDAARTVKITLTRPWGDMVTGLSVASTGIVCPAGLKDLKALAAGKAKGSQSGPYLLEKSQSGVSYSYTLRPEYKAWPAWRTKISGKVASTLEYLVSPDPTATGNLVTSGQLDIGKIDASGIPRFDGVGGHSVSISRFSDFYLLFNERPGTVFADVAARRAVAQAVDRAAFTKVVSKDTGEPSTMFVQKGVPCNDPGTSFLVPKDKAAAAGVLKGKKIRLVGPQVVGPADAGNQYIQEALRAAGADVTLANVDVGAWVGTVFGKPDAWDLTVFADLNFLGSLANPLAHFVGATVPEGGGNLGAVKNPAVNKAFAQGSEATTEEARCAAYQKAAKALISQADAVPLVNDPFIYALRKGFSAQMLGGSLDDPILRVTG; this is encoded by the coding sequence ATGCGCCAGACCCGTACCCGCGCGGTCCCCGTGACCGCAGCCGTCGCCATGACGGCCGTACTCGCCGGCTGTACCACCACGGGATCGACGTCCGGAGACCCGAGCGGCGGCGGTGCCGCCGCGGCGGCGAGGATCCGGACGACGATCGACGTACCGGCGGGCTTCGACCCGGCCAAGGCCCTGTCCCTGCCGGACTACCAGCTCGCCCGGAACAGTTACGACACCCTCGTGCGCAAGGACGACGGCGGGCTCGTCGGCGGGCTCGCCACCAAGTGGAAGAACACACCGACGTCGGCCACGTTCACCCTGCGCGCCGACGCGACCTGCGCCGACGGGACGCCGATCACGCCGACGGTCGTCAAGGGCTCCCTGGACCGCTACATCGACCCGAAGACGGCGGCGCCCGATCTCCCCACGGTCTTCGGCCCCGGCAACAAGGTGAAAGTGACCGCCGACGACGCGGCGCGCACGGTGAAGATCACGCTCACCAGGCCGTGGGGCGACATGGTCACCGGCCTGTCGGTCGCCAGCACGGGCATCGTCTGCCCGGCGGGACTCAAGGACCTCAAAGCCCTGGCCGCCGGTAAGGCCAAGGGCTCCCAGTCCGGCCCGTACCTTCTTGAGAAGTCCCAGTCCGGCGTCTCGTACTCCTACACGCTTCGCCCGGAGTACAAGGCATGGCCGGCCTGGCGCACGAAGATCTCCGGCAAGGTCGCCTCGACGCTGGAGTACCTCGTCTCGCCCGACCCCACGGCGACCGGCAATCTCGTGACGAGCGGCCAGCTGGACATCGGCAAGATCGACGCCTCCGGCATCCCGCGCTTCGACGGCGTGGGCGGCCACAGTGTGAGCATCAGCCGGTTCTCCGACTTCTACCTGCTCTTCAACGAACGACCCGGCACGGTCTTCGCGGACGTCGCCGCCCGCCGGGCCGTCGCCCAGGCCGTCGACCGCGCCGCCTTCACCAAGGTCGTCTCGAAGGACACGGGTGAGCCGTCGACGATGTTCGTGCAGAAGGGCGTCCCCTGCAACGACCCCGGCACCTCCTTCCTCGTACCGAAGGACAAGGCCGCGGCGGCCGGCGTGCTCAAGGGCAAGAAGATTCGCCTCGTCGGCCCCCAGGTCGTCGGGCCGGCCGACGCCGGAAACCAGTACATACAGGAGGCGCTGCGGGCCGCGGGCGCGGACGTCACCCTCGCCAACGTCGACGTCGGGGCCTGGGTCGGGACCGTGTTCGGCAAGCCCGACGCCTGGGACCTCACGGTCTTCGCCGACCTCAACTTCCTCGGCAGCCTCGCCAACCCGCTCGCCCACTTCGTGGGCGCGACCGTTCCCGAAGGCGGCGGCAACCTCGGCGCGGTGAAGAACCCCGCAGTGAACAAGGCCTTCGCCCAGGGTTCCGAGGCGACGACCGAAGAGGCCCGCTGCGCCGCGTACCAGAAGGCCGCCAAGGCCCTGATCTCGCAGGCGGACGCGGTGCCGCTGGTCAACGACCCGTTCATCTACGCACTGCGCAAGGGATTCAGCGCACAGATGCTCGGCGGCTCGCTCGACGACCCCATCCTGCGCGTCACCGGCTGA
- a CDS encoding ABC transporter permease produces the protein MSAGSAVPTGPLTAAPVRRAPRLRLRGGWAGFAVRRAGGLLMSMLLLVLVTFLIVPLLPGDPARAIAGTSSSPATLAAIRERLGLDEPLATRFVHYLGDIASGRLGTSFRFDTPVADIIATRLPYTVQLVIPAVLLSLAIAVPLGMTVGVLTRDGRRRRLGVGFGTLAGLLASAPVYVVATLLIVLFSISLGLLPSGGATTPSALVLPIAALCIGPAFAIARVVRQETASVLAQDYMRTARGHRLGPVRLHLRHALPNLVTSVLTLSGLVLTSLLGGTIILENVFTYPGLGTEVVQAIIYKDYPVIQGIILVVGMLALLVNLLVDVVLGIVDPRTLEGGRRGH, from the coding sequence GTGAGCGCCGGGTCCGCGGTCCCGACCGGGCCGCTGACGGCCGCACCCGTCAGGCGCGCTCCCCGGCTGCGGTTGCGCGGTGGCTGGGCCGGGTTCGCCGTCCGCCGGGCGGGCGGACTGCTGATGTCCATGCTGCTGCTCGTCCTCGTGACGTTCCTCATCGTGCCCCTGCTGCCCGGGGATCCGGCCCGCGCGATCGCCGGCACCAGCTCGTCCCCGGCCACGCTCGCGGCGATACGCGAACGACTGGGCCTCGACGAGCCGCTGGCGACACGGTTCGTCCACTACCTCGGCGACATCGCGTCCGGACGGCTCGGCACCTCGTTCCGGTTCGACACCCCCGTCGCGGACATCATCGCGACCCGGTTGCCGTACACCGTCCAGCTCGTCATCCCGGCCGTCCTGCTCTCCCTGGCCATCGCCGTCCCGCTGGGCATGACCGTCGGTGTCCTCACCCGTGACGGGCGCCGCCGCCGGCTCGGCGTCGGATTCGGCACGCTCGCCGGGCTCCTCGCGTCGGCGCCGGTCTACGTCGTCGCGACGCTCCTCATCGTCCTGTTCTCGATCAGCCTCGGGCTGCTGCCGTCCGGCGGCGCCACGACACCGAGCGCGCTCGTCCTGCCGATCGCCGCGCTCTGCATCGGCCCGGCCTTCGCCATCGCCCGGGTCGTCCGGCAGGAGACGGCCTCCGTGCTCGCCCAGGACTACATGAGGACCGCCCGCGGCCACCGCCTGGGACCCGTGCGTCTCCACCTGCGCCATGCGCTGCCCAACCTGGTGACGAGTGTCCTCACCCTGAGCGGTCTCGTCCTCACGTCCCTGCTCGGCGGGACGATCATCCTGGAGAACGTCTTCACCTACCCAGGACTCGGCACCGAGGTCGTCCAGGCGATCATCTACAAGGACTATCCGGTGATCCAGGGCATCATCCTCGTCGTCGGCATGCTCGCCCTGCTCGTCAACCTCCTCGTCGACGTCGTCCTCGGGATCGTCGACCCCCGCACACTCGAGGGAGGTCGTCGTGGCCACTGA
- a CDS encoding Lrp/AsnC family transcriptional regulator, producing the protein MDDIDRAILRELQVDGRIPYADLGPKVGLSPSAARHRLQRLIDTHAVQVVGVTDPMTMGQQTMALLGLRIDGDPRAVADELSRHDEVVYTVLTAGGFDLFVEVVCPQPRDLLDFINDVVRPVEGVASVENFPYFAIHTHRFLWHVD; encoded by the coding sequence ATGGACGACATCGACCGGGCCATCCTGCGGGAGCTGCAGGTCGACGGCCGGATCCCTTACGCCGATCTGGGTCCGAAGGTGGGGTTGTCACCCTCGGCCGCGAGGCACCGGCTGCAGCGGCTGATCGACACCCATGCGGTACAGGTCGTCGGAGTGACCGACCCGATGACCATGGGCCAGCAGACAATGGCGCTGCTGGGCCTGCGCATCGACGGTGATCCCCGGGCGGTCGCCGATGAACTGTCCCGGCACGACGAGGTCGTGTACACGGTCCTGACGGCCGGCGGCTTCGATCTGTTCGTGGAGGTGGTGTGCCCTCAGCCTCGGGATCTTCTGGACTTCATCAACGATGTCGTGCGGCCCGTCGAGGGGGTCGCATCCGTGGAGAACTTCCCCTACTTCGCGATTCACACGCACCGCTTCCTGTGGCACGTCGACTGA
- a CDS encoding nucleotidyltransferase domain-containing protein — translation MDRVTKIANRLAGIDGVVAVCLGGSRARGTHRPDSDFDLGLYYRPPLDTAALRLLATELTGGTVEVTEPGGWGPWVDGGGWLTVDGAHIDWIYRDLDRVHRIWQQCQGGHFEVGTQAGHPLGVYSHAYAGEVAIGRFLTDVTGELTALQEQIRTSYPQPLRDSLVANARWEVPLTLSIARKGVTRGDAFYIAGCLFRVVGLLVHALHAQAGCWVLNEKGAVQAAGQLPTAPANFSARAHALFGALGATPDELTATIDDADQLAADVLDNLAPSPR, via the coding sequence GTGGACCGAGTAACGAAGATCGCGAACCGGCTGGCAGGCATCGACGGCGTCGTCGCGGTCTGCCTCGGCGGCAGCCGGGCACGAGGCACGCACAGGCCCGACTCCGATTTCGATCTTGGCCTCTACTATCGCCCTCCGCTGGACACCGCCGCCCTGCGCCTGCTCGCCACCGAGCTGACCGGCGGCACGGTCGAAGTAACCGAGCCGGGTGGGTGGGGTCCCTGGGTCGACGGAGGCGGCTGGCTGACCGTCGACGGGGCACACATCGACTGGATCTACCGCGACCTGGACCGCGTGCACCGGATCTGGCAGCAGTGCCAGGGCGGGCACTTCGAAGTAGGCACCCAGGCAGGCCACCCGCTCGGGGTCTACTCGCACGCCTACGCCGGTGAGGTAGCCATCGGACGCTTCCTCACAGACGTCACCGGTGAACTGACCGCCTTGCAGGAGCAGATCCGGACCTCATACCCGCAGCCCCTACGTGACTCGCTCGTCGCCAACGCACGATGGGAAGTGCCGTTAACCTTGTCCATCGCCCGCAAAGGCGTGACCCGGGGCGACGCCTTCTACATCGCCGGCTGCCTATTTCGCGTGGTGGGACTCCTTGTGCACGCCCTTCACGCCCAGGCCGGGTGCTGGGTGCTCAACGAGAAAGGAGCCGTTCAGGCGGCAGGGCAGCTCCCGACCGCTCCGGCAAACTTCTCCGCACGCGCCCACGCCCTGTTCGGCGCACTCGGCGCCACCCCGGACGAGCTCACCGCCACGATCGACGACGCGGACCAACTGGCCGCCGATGTCCTGGACAACCTCGCTCCCTCACCGAGGTGA
- a CDS encoding dipeptide/oligopeptide/nickel ABC transporter permease/ATP-binding protein, whose amino-acid sequence MATDTTARRWRRNPSLLSGAVILGLLLLVALMAPPLLSGSAETLTGDTRLGPGAEHFLGTDAFGRDVLARALVATRLTLLMAAAATAASFVVGVAIGALVHLAPGWLRETCLRLIDSAVAFPSLVLALVIAAVLGPGMGSAIVAIAVAGVPGFARLTANLAATVADKDYVLTARLLGVPGLRILGRHVLPNISGPLLVLLSSSFTLSLLDISSLSFVGLGVQNPQYDWGRLLNEALPSIFAQPSLVLAPSIMLIVTGVGAMLLGDGVASLVDPRTRGTAPAPARTADPTGPAAPAQDGATQAPQTSGGAVAVAGTEPDGLLTVAGLTVRAGERTLVDDVSFTIGAGQIVGLVGESGSGKSTIAMAVAGLLPEGVRANASRLALGDLDLLATPQEHRLATEIGIVYQDPIGTFNPALRLGTQLTEVARVHLGTPRRQAAQDMVRALADIHVTEPDRRLRQHPHELSGGMLQRASIASAMTTNPRLLIADEPTTALDVTVQAEVLRQFRRINREHGTAMLFISHDIGVVGVLCDTVLVLHGGRVVDRTTGGDLRRGTVTHPYTRALLAATPAAVEAGATLSAVRWTADAHAPQPGGAPSDDLSDTAADRSPAAEGSH is encoded by the coding sequence GTGGCCACTGACACGACCGCGCGCCGATGGCGCCGCAACCCGTCGCTGCTGTCCGGCGCCGTGATCCTCGGACTGCTCCTCCTCGTCGCCCTCATGGCCCCGCCGCTGCTGAGCGGCTCCGCCGAGACGCTCACCGGCGACACCCGGCTGGGGCCCGGTGCCGAGCATTTCCTCGGCACCGACGCCTTCGGCCGTGACGTCCTCGCCCGGGCGCTCGTCGCGACCCGGCTCACGCTGCTCATGGCCGCCGCCGCCACCGCCGCCTCGTTCGTCGTCGGCGTCGCGATCGGCGCGCTGGTCCACCTCGCACCGGGGTGGCTGCGCGAGACCTGTCTGCGGCTCATCGACTCGGCGGTGGCCTTCCCCTCGCTCGTCCTCGCCCTCGTCATCGCGGCGGTGCTCGGACCGGGCATGGGGTCCGCGATCGTCGCGATCGCCGTCGCCGGCGTCCCCGGGTTCGCACGTCTGACGGCGAATCTCGCCGCGACCGTCGCGGACAAGGACTACGTCCTCACCGCACGCCTGCTCGGCGTTCCCGGCCTGCGCATCCTGGGCCGACATGTCCTGCCGAACATCAGCGGGCCGCTGCTGGTGCTCCTCAGTTCGAGCTTCACCCTGTCCCTGCTCGACATCAGCAGCCTGTCGTTCGTCGGCCTCGGTGTGCAGAACCCGCAGTACGACTGGGGCCGGCTGCTCAACGAGGCGCTGCCGTCGATCTTCGCCCAGCCGTCGCTCGTCCTCGCTCCGTCGATCATGCTCATCGTCACCGGTGTCGGCGCCATGCTCCTCGGAGACGGCGTGGCCTCTCTCGTCGACCCGCGAACCCGCGGCACGGCGCCCGCACCGGCCAGGACGGCGGACCCCACGGGACCGGCCGCCCCGGCACAGGACGGCGCGACGCAGGCGCCTCAGACGTCGGGCGGTGCGGTGGCAGTGGCCGGCACGGAGCCGGACGGCCTGCTGACCGTCGCCGGGCTGACCGTGCGGGCCGGCGAACGGACACTCGTCGACGACGTGTCGTTCACCATCGGGGCCGGCCAGATCGTCGGCCTCGTGGGGGAGTCGGGATCGGGCAAGTCCACCATCGCCATGGCGGTCGCGGGCCTGCTCCCCGAGGGCGTGCGGGCGAACGCGTCACGCCTTGCTCTCGGCGACCTCGACCTGCTCGCGACACCGCAGGAGCACCGCCTCGCGACCGAGATCGGCATCGTCTACCAGGACCCGATCGGCACGTTCAACCCCGCACTGAGGCTCGGCACCCAGCTCACCGAGGTGGCCAGGGTGCATCTGGGGACACCCAGGCGTCAGGCCGCGCAGGACATGGTCCGCGCCCTGGCCGACATCCACGTCACCGAGCCGGACCGGCGACTGCGCCAGCATCCGCACGAGCTGAGCGGCGGCATGCTCCAACGCGCCTCGATCGCCTCCGCGATGACGACGAACCCGCGGCTGCTCATCGCCGACGAGCCGACGACGGCCCTCGACGTCACTGTCCAGGCGGAGGTGCTGCGCCAGTTCCGGCGCATCAACCGCGAGCACGGGACGGCGATGCTGTTCATCTCGCACGACATCGGCGTGGTCGGCGTGCTCTGCGACACCGTCCTGGTGCTCCACGGCGGCCGGGTCGTCGACCGCACCACGGGCGGAGACCTGCGCCGAGGGACGGTCACCCACCCGTACACCCGCGCGTTGCTCGCGGCGACGCCCGCCGCTGTCGAGGCCGGTGCAACCCTCAGCGCCGTCCGGTGGACGGCCGACGCGCACGCGCCACAGCCGGGCGGGGCGCCGTCGGACGACCTCTCCGACACAGCCGCGGACCGCTCCCCGGCCGCGGAAGGGAGCCACTGA
- a CDS encoding amidase, with product MIDPFSTAQQIADLVRTKEVSPVEVAETYLDRIERINPAVNAVVWLDADAVRAAAVRAEQAVLRGDPLGPLHGVPVPIKDLSSLAGQPNTMSSLAIRDTPQTVTDPDVQLLLDAGAIPLGRTNSPEFGALTVSENARHGKTRNPWNLAHTSGGSSGGASAAVAAGLAPVAHAGDGGGSIRVPASVTGLVGLKPSRGRVPEFVRGWEHSTTSGAITRTVRDAALMLDVMGRADRLAWYSAPEPDRPYIEEVGADPGRLRIGLLLDAPTGLPVDEECRTAALTAAQALRDLGHDVVEARPKMFSYEAIMGFTWTIISASTYAIEVDDPDAVDPYIRRRRETALEATAGDYARTAALLQAESRGVVAQWGRDFDVLLTPTTAVVAPPVGPVYEEANADPDGPRATETRMVSFTAFVNIAGLPAISLPVHTTADGLPVGAQLIGAPYDEATLLRLSAQLEPRFRWHERHPDDAALAGAL from the coding sequence GTGATCGACCCTTTCAGCACCGCCCAGCAGATCGCCGACCTCGTACGCACCAAAGAGGTCAGCCCGGTGGAGGTGGCCGAGACCTACCTCGACCGCATCGAGCGGATCAACCCCGCCGTCAACGCCGTCGTCTGGCTCGACGCCGACGCCGTGCGCGCGGCGGCCGTCCGGGCGGAGCAGGCGGTGCTGCGCGGCGATCCGCTCGGCCCGTTGCACGGCGTCCCCGTCCCCATCAAGGACCTCAGCTCCCTCGCGGGACAACCCAACACGATGTCCTCACTGGCGATCCGGGACACCCCGCAGACCGTCACGGACCCCGACGTCCAGCTCCTCCTCGACGCCGGCGCGATCCCCCTCGGCCGGACGAACTCGCCGGAGTTCGGCGCTCTGACCGTCTCCGAGAACGCCCGGCACGGCAAGACACGCAACCCGTGGAACCTGGCACACACCTCCGGCGGGTCGAGCGGCGGCGCGTCGGCGGCCGTCGCGGCCGGGCTCGCCCCGGTGGCGCACGCCGGCGACGGCGGCGGATCGATCCGGGTCCCGGCGTCCGTCACCGGCCTCGTGGGCCTCAAGCCGAGCCGGGGACGCGTGCCCGAGTTCGTCCGGGGCTGGGAACACTCGACGACCTCAGGAGCGATCACCCGCACCGTGCGCGACGCGGCCCTCATGCTCGACGTCATGGGCCGTGCCGACCGGCTCGCCTGGTACAGCGCGCCCGAACCGGACCGCCCGTACATCGAGGAGGTCGGCGCCGATCCCGGGCGGCTGCGGATCGGCCTGCTCCTCGACGCGCCGACCGGGCTGCCGGTCGACGAGGAGTGCCGAACGGCGGCGCTGACGGCCGCACAGGCACTGCGCGACCTGGGACACGACGTCGTCGAGGCACGCCCGAAGATGTTCTCGTACGAGGCGATCATGGGCTTCACCTGGACGATCATCAGTGCCTCCACCTACGCAATCGAGGTCGACGATCCCGACGCGGTGGACCCCTACATCCGGCGCCGCCGGGAAACCGCCCTTGAGGCCACCGCGGGCGACTACGCCCGGACGGCCGCGCTCCTGCAGGCCGAGTCGCGCGGCGTGGTCGCCCAGTGGGGCAGGGACTTCGACGTTCTCCTCACCCCGACCACGGCGGTCGTGGCGCCGCCGGTCGGCCCCGTGTACGAGGAGGCGAACGCCGACCCGGACGGCCCGCGGGCCACCGAGACCCGGATGGTCTCGTTCACCGCGTTCGTCAACATCGCGGGACTGCCCGCCATCTCGCTGCCCGTCCACACGACCGCGGACGGACTGCCGGTCGGCGCGCAGCTCATCGGCGCGCCCTACGACGAGGCGACGCTGCTGCGCCTGTCCGCCCAGCTCGAACCGCGGTTCCGCTGGCACGAGCGGCACCCGGACGACGCGGCACTCGCGGGGGCGCTGTGA
- a CDS encoding aminotransferase, producing the protein MLPDEYRTIDFFTEGALPAPRTTAAEAELIAAEHLGITARAQALGSQQDANFLLHADDGTPATILKIANPAFDTVEIEAQDAAADLIASARPELRVATVLRSPDGSPRRTTVDTESGPAVARLLRYLPGGTLSGPRHLSPGTVAGMGTIAGKVSTALRDFRHPGLDRVLQWDPQHADRVVAKLAGHIDEPDRRTAVQTSTAEAWAHVQKLAAALPSQAVHLDLTDDNLIRCPDSRPPMPDGVIDFGDVTTSWAVGELAVSLSSILHHDGIEPHHVLPAVRAFHAVRPLSPEEAEAVWPLVVLRAAVLVASGRHQAAVDGDNAYARAALDREWRVFEQATWLPLPVMTRLISDATGTADASPARTARTARTDAPVRPLLRDLVADDITLLDLSTDADSMDHGAWMDAGTEDRLVTSALADGAAAVATRYARARLTRTSALSAVSTATVPTGMDLWLGRYAVVQMPAAGKVLAAAPGHVELTYGTHTLSLTFPRAIQPVVTTGATVRAGDDITHLSPGASVHVALRAADSPAAPRLVRPEYAAGWLALTADPAPLLGLPAAYDRTRERDLLDRRDAAFATVQEHYYADPPRIERGWRHHLLSTDGRSYLDIVNNVTPLGHAHPRVEQAVSRQLRRLNTNSRFHYASVVEFTERLAALLPDPLDTVFLVNSGSEAVDLGLRLAIGASGRHDVVALREAYHGWTYASDAVSTSLQDNPNALATRPSWVHTVDSPNSYRGRHRGADAVRYAPEAVAVIDELAAAGRPAGAFIGETFYGNAGGVALPDGYLAQVYAAVRRHGGLAVADEVQVGYGRLGHWFWGFEQQQVVPDVVCVAKAMGNGHPLGAVITSRAVADRYRDQGYFFSSTGGSPVSSMVGLTVLDALRDEDLQGNAARVGEHLRGRLEALGDRYDIIGAVHGSGLYLGLELVRDRAGLEPATEETAELCDRMLDLGVIVQPTGDHLNILKIKPPLCLDTTAADFFADMLDLALTQLGHSR; encoded by the coding sequence ATGCTGCCCGACGAGTACCGCACGATCGACTTCTTCACCGAGGGCGCCCTTCCCGCGCCCCGCACGACGGCGGCCGAGGCTGAGCTCATCGCCGCCGAACACCTCGGCATCACCGCTCGCGCGCAGGCGCTGGGCAGCCAGCAGGACGCCAACTTCCTGCTGCACGCCGACGACGGGACGCCCGCGACGATTCTGAAGATCGCCAACCCCGCCTTCGACACGGTGGAGATCGAAGCCCAGGACGCGGCAGCAGACCTGATCGCCTCGGCCCGTCCGGAACTGCGCGTCGCCACGGTCCTGCGCAGCCCCGACGGCTCCCCGCGGCGCACGACGGTGGACACCGAGAGCGGTCCCGCCGTCGCACGCCTGCTGCGCTACCTGCCCGGCGGCACGCTCTCAGGACCACGGCACCTGTCCCCCGGCACCGTGGCGGGCATGGGCACGATCGCCGGAAAGGTCAGCACCGCCCTGCGCGACTTCCGGCACCCGGGCCTCGACCGCGTACTCCAGTGGGACCCGCAGCACGCCGATCGTGTCGTCGCCAAGCTCGCCGGGCACATCGACGAACCCGACCGGCGCACCGCCGTCCAGACATCGACCGCCGAAGCCTGGGCGCATGTCCAGAAGCTCGCCGCCGCGCTGCCGTCGCAGGCCGTGCACCTGGACCTCACCGACGACAACCTGATCCGCTGCCCCGACAGCCGTCCGCCCATGCCGGACGGGGTCATCGACTTCGGTGACGTGACCACGAGCTGGGCGGTCGGCGAACTCGCCGTGTCACTGTCCTCGATACTCCACCACGACGGTATCGAGCCTCACCACGTGCTGCCGGCCGTCCGCGCCTTCCACGCCGTGCGGCCGCTCTCACCCGAGGAAGCCGAGGCGGTGTGGCCGCTCGTGGTCCTGCGCGCCGCAGTCCTGGTGGCCAGCGGGCGGCACCAGGCCGCCGTCGACGGGGACAACGCCTATGCCAGGGCCGCGCTCGACCGCGAATGGCGCGTCTTCGAACAGGCCACCTGGCTGCCCCTGCCCGTGATGACCCGCCTCATCAGTGACGCGACCGGCACGGCCGACGCGTCGCCTGCCCGCACTGCCCGCACTGCCCGGACCGATGCGCCGGTGCGCCCGCTCCTGCGGGACCTCGTCGCCGACGACATCACCCTCCTCGACCTGTCCACCGACGCCGATTCCATGGACCACGGAGCCTGGATGGACGCCGGCACCGAGGACCGGCTGGTGACCTCCGCGCTGGCCGACGGAGCGGCCGCCGTCGCCACCCGGTACGCCCGTGCGCGACTCACTCGGACATCGGCGCTGTCGGCGGTGTCCACGGCCACGGTGCCCACCGGAATGGACCTCTGGCTCGGCCGGTATGCCGTGGTGCAGATGCCCGCCGCGGGAAAGGTCCTCGCTGCGGCGCCGGGCCACGTGGAACTCACCTACGGCACGCACACGCTGTCGCTGACCTTTCCCCGCGCGATCCAGCCCGTGGTCACCACCGGTGCGACGGTGCGGGCGGGAGACGACATCACCCACCTCAGCCCCGGCGCCTCGGTCCACGTTGCCCTGCGCGCCGCCGACAGCCCCGCCGCGCCACGCCTGGTCCGCCCCGAGTACGCAGCCGGCTGGCTCGCGCTCACCGCCGACCCCGCCCCGCTCCTCGGCCTCCCGGCCGCCTACGACCGTACGCGCGAGAGGGACCTGCTCGACCGGCGTGACGCCGCGTTCGCCACCGTGCAGGAGCACTACTACGCCGACCCTCCTCGCATCGAACGTGGCTGGCGTCACCATCTCCTGTCCACCGACGGCCGGTCGTACCTCGACATCGTCAACAACGTCACCCCGTTGGGCCACGCCCACCCCCGCGTCGAGCAGGCGGTCTCCCGGCAGTTGCGGCGTCTCAACACCAACTCGCGTTTCCACTACGCCTCCGTGGTGGAGTTCACCGAACGCCTCGCCGCCCTTCTCCCCGATCCTCTGGACACGGTGTTCCTCGTCAACTCCGGTTCGGAGGCGGTGGACCTGGGCCTTCGCCTGGCCATCGGAGCCTCCGGCAGGCACGACGTCGTCGCGCTGCGCGAGGCGTACCACGGCTGGACGTACGCCTCCGACGCGGTCTCCACCTCGCTCCAGGACAACCCCAACGCCCTGGCCACCCGCCCCAGCTGGGTGCACACCGTGGACTCGCCCAACTCCTACCGCGGCCGCCACCGCGGGGCGGATGCCGTGCGTTACGCACCCGAGGCCGTCGCGGTGATCGACGAACTGGCCGCCGCCGGCCGTCCGGCGGGAGCATTCATCGGCGAGACCTTCTACGGCAACGCCGGAGGAGTCGCCCTTCCCGACGGTTATCTCGCTCAGGTGTACGCGGCGGTACGGCGTCACGGCGGCCTGGCCGTCGCCGACGAGGTCCAGGTCGGATACGGCCGCCTGGGACACTGGTTCTGGGGCTTCGAGCAGCAGCAGGTCGTCCCCGACGTCGTCTGTGTCGCCAAGGCCATGGGCAACGGACACCCTCTCGGCGCCGTCATCACGTCTCGGGCGGTCGCGGACCGGTACCGCGACCAGGGCTACTTCTTCTCCTCCACCGGCGGCAGCCCCGTCTCCAGCATGGTGGGGCTCACCGTTCTGGACGCCCTGCGCGACGAGGATCTCCAAGGCAACGCGGCGCGCGTCGGCGAGCATCTGAGAGGCCGGCTCGAAGCACTGGGTGACCGCTACGACATCATCGGCGCCGTCCACGGCTCGGGCCTCTACCTCGGACTCGAACTCGTCCGGGACCGCGCCGGCCTGGAACCCGCCACGGAAGAGACCGCCGAACTCTGCGACCGCATGCTCGACCTCGGCGTGATCGTCCAGCCCACCGGGGACCACCTCAACATCCTCAAGATCAAGCCACCTCTGTGCCTCGACACCACCGCGGCCGACTTCTTCGCCGACATGCTCGACCTGGCCCTCACCCAACTCGGCCACTCCCGCTGA
- a CDS encoding TetR/AcrR family transcriptional regulator yields the protein MAVAGGRSPKRLQRGTLSQGLIVETALRILDEDGPDALTFQRLGKELSSSATAVYRYFASRDHIMVAVADELDRISLEGYEPHESWAESLRDLAVRAWDTALDHPAAAALCMGRVTRGVHELRAVDACLEAFHRGGWRGRAAVLYYQAFSNFLLAVASNNAWRLVNQRFGAETNWVQEYQPADPDAYPYAEAAKEHLRSIDMTDVFHRQIDIVLAALEAEAAALPRD from the coding sequence GTGGCAGTTGCTGGGGGGCGGTCGCCGAAGCGGCTCCAGCGGGGAACCCTTTCCCAGGGGCTCATCGTGGAGACCGCGCTGCGGATCCTCGACGAGGACGGGCCGGACGCGCTGACCTTCCAGCGGCTCGGCAAGGAGCTGTCCTCCTCCGCGACCGCGGTCTACCGGTACTTCGCGAGTCGCGACCACATCATGGTGGCCGTCGCGGATGAGCTGGACAGGATCTCCCTGGAGGGGTACGAGCCGCACGAGTCGTGGGCCGAGTCGCTGCGGGACCTGGCAGTCCGTGCCTGGGACACCGCGCTGGACCACCCGGCGGCAGCCGCGCTCTGCATGGGGAGAGTCACCCGGGGCGTTCACGAGCTGCGTGCCGTCGACGCCTGCCTGGAAGCGTTCCACCGCGGCGGCTGGCGCGGCCGGGCGGCCGTCCTGTACTACCAGGCGTTCTCGAACTTCCTCCTCGCCGTCGCGAGCAACAACGCCTGGCGACTCGTCAACCAGCGGTTCGGCGCGGAGACGAACTGGGTGCAGGAGTACCAGCCGGCGGATCCTGACGCGTACCCCTACGCCGAGGCGGCGAAGGAGCACCTGCGCAGCATCGACATGACCGACGTCTTCCACCGGCAGATCGACATCGTCCTCGCGGCCCTTGAGGCAGAAGCGGCGGCGCTCCCGCGCGACTGA